The Herminiimonas arsenitoxidans genome window below encodes:
- the rpsF gene encoding 30S ribosomal protein S6, with protein MRHYEIVFIVHPDQSEQVPAMIERYKGIVTARGGVVHRVEDWGRRQMAYLIQKLAKAHYVCLNIECDGETLAEIETGFKFNDAVLRHLTVKMKKAETAPSPMMKAVQKEDAAKSHRAEAPAA; from the coding sequence ATGCGTCATTATGAAATCGTATTTATCGTCCATCCGGATCAAAGCGAGCAAGTGCCTGCAATGATCGAACGCTACAAAGGCATCGTCACCGCACGCGGTGGTGTTGTTCATCGCGTGGAAGACTGGGGCCGCCGTCAAATGGCGTACCTGATCCAAAAACTGGCTAAAGCCCACTACGTCTGCCTGAACATCGAATGTGACGGCGAAACACTGGCTGAAATCGAAACCGGCTTCAAATTCAACGATGCCGTTCTGCGTCATCTGACAGTGAAAATGAAGAAGGCTGAAACAGCGCCATCGCCAATGATGAAGGCTGTGCAGAAGGAAGATGCTGCCAAGAGCCATCGCGCCGAGGCACCTGCTGCCTAA
- the lexA gene encoding transcriptional repressor LexA — translation MIKLTARQEQILNLIRDAIENTGFPPTRAEIATELGFRSANAAEEHLQALARKGAIEISPGTSRGIRLRDMGSNGAERFPGRQMALPHPALMQLSLPLVGRVAAGSPILAQEHIEATYDVDPALFSAKPDFLLKVRGMSMRDAGILDGDLLAVKKIDAAKNGQIVVARLGDDVTVKRYKKSGSLIELLPENPDFEPIRVDLSRDEFALEGLAVGLMRSWN, via the coding sequence ATGATCAAACTGACAGCACGCCAAGAGCAAATTCTGAATTTGATACGCGACGCGATCGAAAATACCGGTTTCCCGCCGACACGTGCAGAAATTGCAACAGAACTCGGCTTTCGCTCTGCCAATGCCGCAGAGGAACATTTACAAGCACTGGCACGCAAAGGCGCGATTGAAATTTCGCCCGGCACCTCACGCGGCATACGCTTACGCGATATGGGTAGCAATGGCGCGGAACGTTTCCCCGGCCGACAAATGGCCTTGCCACATCCAGCTTTGATGCAATTGAGTCTGCCGCTGGTCGGACGTGTAGCCGCCGGCTCACCGATTCTGGCGCAAGAGCATATCGAAGCGACCTACGACGTTGATCCCGCGCTGTTTTCGGCTAAACCTGACTTCCTGTTGAAAGTACGCGGCATGTCGATGCGCGATGCGGGAATTCTGGATGGCGACTTATTGGCGGTGAAAAAAATCGATGCTGCGAAAAATGGCCAGATCGTGGTTGCGCGCTTGGGTGATGATGTCACCGTCAAACGCTACAAGAAGTCCGGCTCCTTGATCGAGTTACTGCCGGAAAACCCGGATTTCGAACCGATACGTGTCGATCTGTCGCGCGATGAATTTGCGCTGGAAGGTTTGGCTGTAGGTTTGATGCGTAGCTGGAACTAA
- a CDS encoding RNA methyltransferase, translated as MNQPQTDTPLFNRLRFVLVETSRPGNIGAAARAIKNMGFSELVLVNPRFPDAAMQEEAVAFASGAQDILTSARIVGSIEEALTDCNYAAAVTARLREFSPPIISPRVLATRLVEETSLRAAVVFGNERFGLPNEIVEKCNVLITIPANPDYSSLNLAQAVQVLAYEARMATVGDARAATDIGFQGEAASMTQIDGMYAHLEQALVAIDFLDANNPKKLMPRLKRLFARTQLETEEVNILRGIAKQILAKQKNTG; from the coding sequence ATGAACCAGCCACAAACTGACACGCCTCTTTTCAATCGCCTGCGTTTTGTACTGGTGGAAACCAGTCGCCCCGGCAATATCGGAGCGGCGGCGCGCGCTATCAAAAACATGGGTTTTTCAGAGTTGGTACTGGTCAATCCGCGCTTTCCTGATGCTGCTATGCAGGAGGAAGCAGTGGCTTTTGCCAGTGGCGCACAGGATATCTTGACCTCGGCGCGCATAGTCGGCTCGATTGAAGAAGCGTTGACAGATTGCAACTATGCGGCGGCAGTGACGGCACGCCTGCGTGAATTTTCACCGCCTATCATTTCGCCACGTGTGTTGGCGACACGCTTGGTTGAAGAGACTTCTTTGCGTGCTGCAGTGGTTTTTGGCAATGAGCGCTTCGGCTTACCGAACGAGATTGTTGAAAAGTGTAATGTCTTGATTACTATTCCAGCGAATCCGGATTATTCATCGTTGAATCTGGCGCAAGCCGTGCAGGTCTTGGCTTACGAGGCGCGCATGGCGACGGTGGGAGATGCGCGTGCAGCGACGGATATCGGTTTTCAGGGCGAGGCTGCGAGCATGACGCAGATCGACGGTATGTACGCGCATCTGGAGCAGGCGCTGGTAGCGATCGATTTTCTGGATGCGAATAATCCGAAGAAGTTGATGCCGCGCCTGAAGCGTTTGTTTGCCCGTACACAATTGGAAACGGAAGAAGTGAATATCCTGCGCGGGATTGCGAAGCAGATTTTAGCGAAGCAAAAAAATACCGGATAA
- a CDS encoding inositol monophosphatase family protein, whose product MHPMLNTAIKAARRGAAIINRASFDLDRVKVTEKNPNDFVTEVDQAAEQAIIEVLKTAYPDHAILAEESGASANLHDENDNVWIIDPLDGTTNFIHGFPQYCVSIALQQRGQITQAVVYDPTRNDLFTATKGAGAYLNEKRIRVTKRDKIADALIGTGFPYRTTDNLDEYMKMFKIMTQSCAGLRRPGSAALDLAYVACGRLDGFFEKGLQPWDIAAGALLVTEAGGIVGTFKGEADYLYKGDVMAGNPKVFSQQVNLLSEFAR is encoded by the coding sequence ATGCATCCCATGCTTAATACGGCGATCAAGGCTGCTCGCCGCGGCGCTGCCATCATCAATCGTGCATCCTTCGATCTCGACCGCGTCAAAGTCACGGAAAAAAATCCAAACGACTTTGTGACTGAAGTCGATCAAGCTGCCGAGCAAGCGATCATAGAGGTTCTGAAAACCGCTTACCCAGATCACGCCATCCTGGCGGAAGAATCCGGCGCCTCAGCCAATCTGCACGACGAAAACGACAACGTCTGGATCATCGATCCACTCGACGGTACCACCAACTTCATACACGGCTTTCCACAGTACTGCGTTTCTATCGCCCTGCAACAGCGCGGCCAAATCACGCAAGCAGTGGTCTATGACCCAACCCGCAATGACTTGTTCACCGCCACCAAAGGTGCAGGCGCATATCTGAACGAAAAGCGTATCCGCGTTACCAAGCGTGACAAGATTGCTGACGCATTGATCGGCACCGGCTTCCCTTATCGCACTACCGACAATCTTGATGAATACATGAAAATGTTCAAGATCATGACGCAAAGCTGCGCCGGTCTGCGCCGTCCAGGCTCTGCCGCTCTCGATCTGGCTTATGTTGCTTGCGGTCGCCTCGATGGCTTCTTCGAAAAAGGTTTGCAACCGTGGGATATCGCCGCAGGTGCCTTGCTGGTTACCGAAGCTGGCGGCATCGTCGGCACATTCAAAGGTGAAGCAGATTATTTGTACAAAGGCGATGTAATGGCCGGGAATCCAAAAGTGTTCTCGCAACAAGTGAACCTGCTGTCGGAATTTGCACGATAA
- a CDS encoding winged helix-turn-helix transcriptional regulator, which produces MEAVRSDVFSAACPSRKVLELIASKWVLLIFPALDGGPMRNSELLRRIEGISQKVLTQTLKELERNGLVTRCDLETSSPHVEYELSPLGKSLSTTLVALDRWTNQHYPELMQAREDFDAEDENITGRIVHKLR; this is translated from the coding sequence ATGGAAGCAGTACGATCCGACGTTTTCAGTGCGGCATGCCCGTCCAGAAAAGTACTGGAACTGATTGCGAGTAAATGGGTATTGCTGATTTTTCCAGCGCTGGATGGTGGGCCTATGCGCAATAGCGAATTGCTGCGCAGAATAGAAGGCATTTCGCAGAAAGTGCTGACGCAAACCTTGAAAGAGTTGGAGCGTAATGGCTTGGTGACGCGATGCGATCTGGAAACCAGTTCACCACATGTTGAATATGAACTCAGCCCTTTGGGCAAGTCCTTAAGCACAACCTTGGTGGCATTGGATAGATGGACGAATCAGCATTATCCTGAGCTGATGCAGGCAAGGGAAGATTTTGATGCCGAGGATGAGAACATCACCGGACGCATCGTGCACAAATTGAGGTGA
- a CDS encoding DMT family transporter: MAWIYLLIASVVEIMMAIALKYAHGWTRLVPSVIGIAAAAASVLFLTLAMRNLPAGTAYAIWTGTGTVGVAILGIFLFQDALSPLRLLCITLIISGTIGLRVLDA, encoded by the coding sequence ATGGCGTGGATCTATCTGTTAATCGCAAGTGTAGTGGAAATCATGATGGCCATCGCATTGAAGTATGCGCACGGCTGGACCCGATTGGTGCCCAGCGTCATTGGCATTGCTGCCGCTGCTGCCAGCGTACTTTTCCTGACACTGGCGATGCGCAACTTGCCGGCCGGCACTGCTTATGCCATCTGGACCGGCACGGGCACTGTTGGCGTCGCCATACTCGGTATTTTTCTGTTTCAGGATGCCTTGTCGCCTTTGCGTCTGCTGTGCATAACATTGATCATCAGCGGCACGATAGGCCTGCGCGTGCTCGATGCGTGA
- a CDS encoding DEAD/DEAH box helicase, translated as MSFSDLGLAEGIVRAVTESGYTNPTPIQAQAIPAVLAGGDLLAGAQTGTGKTAGFTLPILHRLATSGTPHASASAQRPIRALVLTPTRELAAQVEESVRTYGKYLNLNSAVIFGGVGINPQIKMLKHGVDILVATPGRLLDHMQQGTVNLTKVEILVLDEADRMLDMGFIKDIRRVLAVLPKNRQNLLFSATFSNEIKALADGLLNSPAMIEVARRNSTVEVIEQKIHPVDRDKKHPMLAHLIKTNNWSQVLVFTRTKHGANKLVEQLEKDGISGMAIHGNKSQSARTRALSEFKDGSLQVLVATDIAARGIDIDQLPHVVNYDLPNVPEDYVHRIGRTGRAGATGEAVSLVCVDELDMLKDIEKLIKRKLPSEVIPGFEPDLNAKPQPIQRRSNDVQGRRPQGQGRNAPAKSGKAPAPKPNGPSRSFGGNSTARPAAPHRSGGRGR; from the coding sequence ATGTCTTTTTCTGACCTCGGCTTAGCCGAAGGAATTGTTCGCGCCGTTACCGAAAGCGGTTATACCAACCCGACCCCGATTCAAGCACAAGCCATCCCTGCTGTTTTGGCTGGCGGCGACTTGCTGGCTGGCGCACAAACCGGCACCGGCAAAACCGCAGGCTTCACGCTGCCAATTTTGCATCGCCTTGCTACCAGCGGCACCCCGCACGCATCAGCTTCTGCCCAACGCCCTATCCGCGCTCTGGTGTTGACACCAACCCGCGAACTGGCAGCACAAGTTGAAGAAAGCGTACGCACCTACGGCAAGTATTTGAATCTGAACTCCGCTGTTATCTTCGGTGGCGTCGGCATCAACCCACAAATCAAAATGCTCAAGCACGGCGTCGATATCCTGGTTGCTACACCAGGTCGCCTGCTGGATCACATGCAACAAGGTACCGTCAACCTGACCAAGGTTGAAATCCTGGTGCTGGACGAAGCCGACCGCATGCTCGACATGGGTTTCATCAAGGATATTCGTCGCGTCCTCGCAGTGTTGCCTAAGAACCGTCAAAACCTGCTGTTCTCCGCTACCTTCTCCAATGAGATTAAAGCGTTGGCAGATGGCTTGTTGAACTCCCCAGCCATGATCGAAGTAGCACGTCGCAATTCGACCGTTGAAGTGATCGAACAAAAAATTCATCCAGTTGACCGCGACAAAAAACATCCTATGCTCGCGCATCTGATCAAGACCAATAACTGGTCACAAGTGCTGGTCTTCACGCGTACAAAACACGGCGCAAACAAGTTGGTCGAACAACTTGAAAAAGACGGCATCAGCGGCATGGCGATTCATGGCAATAAGAGCCAGTCGGCACGCACACGTGCATTGAGCGAATTCAAGGACGGTAGTTTGCAAGTCTTGGTAGCAACCGATATCGCCGCACGCGGTATCGACATCGATCAATTGCCACACGTCGTGAACTACGATTTGCCTAACGTGCCAGAAGATTATGTACATCGCATCGGCCGTACCGGTCGTGCTGGTGCTACCGGCGAAGCAGTGTCACTGGTTTGCGTCGATGAACTGGACATGCTGAAAGATATCGAGAAGCTGATCAAGCGCAAGCTGCCATCGGAAGTGATTCCTGGCTTCGAGCCTGATCTGAACGCGAAACCACAACCGATACAACGTCGTAGCAACGATGTACAAGGTCGTCGCCCACAAGGTCAAGGACGCAATGCCCCGGCAAAATCCGGCAAAGCACCTGCACCAAAACCGAATGGTCCATCGCGTAGTTTTGGTGGCAATTCAACTGCACGTCCGGCAGCACCACACCGCTCAGGCGGCCGCGGCCGCTAA
- the mutS gene encoding DNA mismatch repair protein MutS, protein MSSVTEKTNIPLPNEKHTPMMQQYLRIKAEHPTTLVFYRMGDFYELFFDDAEKASRLLGITLTQRGASNGNPIKMAGVPFHAVDQYLSKLVKLGESIAICEQIGDPATSKGPVERKVMRVITPGTLTDSDLLPEKSEQPLLALYSTTQRKTVTIGLAWLSMASGALKLMEFSTDAQNAEARLKHELERIAPAEILLPGSVNDLFNEFAYAKNTTIPDWHFDIAHGTKALYEQLNVGTLTGFGAENLSAAIGAAGALLRYAQSTQGKGLQHVRTLTVETENEFIGLDAATRRNLELTETIRGQDANSATLFSLLDHCRTAMGSRLLRHWLHHARRDQAVAMARHAAINALMRADACSGLASTLASVPDVERITTRIALLSARPRDLAGMRGGLQQLPSLRAYVSMCNKDADAPLLKTIHDALATPTDCLDLVERAIAMEPAAMVRDGGVIARGFDAELDELRGLSENAGQFLVDLETRERARTGINNLRVEYNKVHGFYIEVTHGQTDKVPDDYRRRQTLKNAERYITPELKAFEDKALSAQERALTREKYLYEQVLQQMTQHIATLQNIAHALAQLDTLVALAEHAMRHNWCAPQLVSEPTITIEQGRHPVVENHIERFIANDCLLSSECKLLLITGPNMGGKSTYMRQVALITLLAYVGSFVPASRAVIGPIDRIFTRIGAADDLAGGRSTFMVEMTESAAILNGATENSLVLMDEVGRGTSTFDGLALAWAIAKHLIDTTKSFTLFATHYFELTQLPEIHPTAANVHLSAVEHKDSIVFLHAVQAGPASQSYGLQVAQLAGVPQPVIRAARKHLASLEANSMQVTPQFDLFASAGNASASEEIMSAHQQASAIDEAVAAINPDALSPREALDAIYRLKELSNQHTSE, encoded by the coding sequence ATGTCGTCGGTAACCGAAAAAACAAACATCCCTCTTCCGAACGAGAAGCACACACCCATGATGCAGCAGTATCTGCGCATCAAGGCTGAACATCCGACCACACTAGTGTTTTATCGGATGGGTGATTTCTACGAATTGTTTTTCGATGATGCGGAAAAAGCATCGCGCCTGCTTGGCATCACACTGACTCAACGCGGCGCATCTAACGGCAATCCGATCAAGATGGCGGGCGTGCCCTTCCACGCAGTGGATCAATACTTATCCAAGCTGGTCAAACTAGGTGAATCGATTGCGATCTGTGAACAGATCGGCGATCCGGCGACCAGCAAAGGTCCCGTCGAACGCAAAGTGATGCGCGTCATCACGCCAGGCACATTGACCGATTCAGATCTACTGCCTGAAAAATCCGAACAACCCTTGCTCGCGCTCTACAGCACGACGCAACGCAAGACTGTCACGATAGGCCTCGCCTGGCTGTCGATGGCAAGCGGCGCATTGAAATTGATGGAGTTTTCCACCGATGCGCAAAATGCAGAAGCACGTCTGAAGCATGAACTGGAACGCATAGCACCTGCCGAAATTTTATTGCCCGGCAGCGTCAACGATCTGTTCAATGAATTTGCTTACGCAAAAAACACCACCATCCCCGACTGGCACTTTGATATTGCGCATGGCACCAAAGCTTTGTACGAGCAACTCAATGTAGGTACATTGACCGGTTTCGGCGCAGAAAATCTAAGCGCTGCCATCGGTGCTGCCGGTGCGCTCTTGCGCTACGCGCAATCGACGCAAGGCAAAGGCTTGCAGCATGTACGTACGCTGACGGTTGAAACAGAAAATGAATTCATCGGTCTCGATGCCGCCACGCGACGTAATCTGGAACTGACAGAAACCATACGCGGTCAGGATGCCAATTCAGCGACGCTGTTCTCCTTGCTCGATCACTGCCGTACCGCGATGGGTTCGCGTCTATTACGTCACTGGCTGCACCACGCACGTCGCGATCAAGCAGTAGCCATGGCACGCCATGCCGCCATCAATGCATTGATGCGTGCAGACGCTTGTAGCGGTCTCGCCTCGACCTTAGCCTCGGTACCAGACGTGGAACGCATTACCACACGTATCGCGTTGTTATCGGCCCGTCCACGCGATCTGGCTGGCATGCGCGGCGGCTTGCAGCAATTACCTTCGCTACGTGCCTATGTATCCATGTGCAACAAGGATGCCGATGCACCTTTGTTGAAAACGATACACGATGCACTCGCCACACCGACCGATTGTCTCGATCTGGTTGAACGTGCGATCGCGATGGAGCCAGCCGCGATGGTGCGCGATGGCGGCGTGATTGCACGCGGCTTCGATGCCGAACTCGATGAGCTGCGTGGCCTGTCGGAAAACGCAGGGCAATTCCTCGTTGATCTGGAAACCCGCGAACGCGCACGTACCGGCATCAACAATCTGCGCGTTGAATACAACAAGGTGCATGGCTTCTATATCGAAGTCACCCACGGTCAAACTGATAAAGTGCCGGATGACTATCGTCGCCGCCAAACCTTGAAGAATGCTGAGCGCTACATCACACCGGAACTGAAGGCATTTGAAGATAAAGCTTTGTCGGCACAGGAACGCGCACTAACGCGTGAGAAATACCTGTATGAACAAGTGCTGCAACAAATGACGCAGCATATCGCCACCTTGCAAAACATCGCACACGCCCTGGCACAACTCGATACATTGGTTGCACTCGCCGAGCATGCAATGCGTCACAACTGGTGCGCACCGCAACTGGTGAGCGAACCAACGATTACCATCGAGCAAGGCCGTCATCCAGTTGTAGAGAATCACATCGAACGCTTCATCGCCAACGATTGCCTACTTTCCAGCGAGTGCAAATTGCTGTTGATTACCGGTCCTAACATGGGCGGTAAATCAACTTATATGCGACAAGTCGCATTGATTACGCTGCTGGCTTACGTCGGCAGCTTTGTGCCTGCCAGTCGCGCCGTGATCGGCCCTATCGATCGCATCTTTACGCGTATAGGCGCCGCTGATGATCTGGCCGGTGGTCGTTCTACCTTCATGGTGGAGATGACAGAATCGGCCGCCATCCTGAACGGTGCGACAGAAAACTCACTGGTGTTGATGGATGAAGTCGGACGCGGTACGTCAACCTTCGATGGCCTGGCATTGGCATGGGCAATTGCCAAGCACCTCATTGATACGACCAAAAGCTTCACTTTGTTCGCCACGCATTATTTCGAATTGACGCAATTGCCGGAGATTCATCCTACGGCCGCCAATGTTCATTTGTCGGCAGTGGAACATAAAGACAGTATTGTGTTCTTACATGCAGTACAGGCAGGCCCTGCCTCACAAAGCTACGGCTTGCAGGTGGCGCAACTGGCTGGCGTACCGCAGCCAGTCATTCGTGCCGCACGGAAACATCTTGCTTCTTTAGAGGCTAATTCGATGCAGGTTACGCCGCAGTTTGATTTATTCGCCAGCGCAGGTAATGCGTCAGCATCTGAAGAGATCATGTCTGCGCATCAGCAAGCATCCGCGATTGATGAAGCCGTTGCAGCGATCAATCCAGATGCACTGTCACCCCGTGAAGCATTGGATGCAATTTATCGCTTGAAGGAACTGAGTAATCAGCACACGTCAGAATGA
- a CDS encoding FKBP-type peptidyl-prolyl cis-trans isomerase, with protein sequence MKIAKNTVVTVEYKLSDAQGDLIEDGREPMVYLHGGYENTLPKIEEALDGKEVGFENTIQVEPEDAFGEYDPNLVKIEPRGRLPTPLEVGMQFEGSPETEDEDEQPLIFTVTDIADDKVVLDGNHPLAGMALRFTLKVTEVREATEEEIAHEHVHGAHGHHHGSEDDEGEEGDHFRTHPIH encoded by the coding sequence ATGAAGATTGCCAAAAATACGGTCGTGACCGTGGAATACAAATTGTCAGACGCGCAAGGCGATTTGATTGAAGACGGCCGTGAGCCTATGGTGTATTTGCACGGCGGCTATGAAAACACGTTGCCTAAGATTGAAGAAGCGCTGGACGGCAAGGAAGTTGGCTTTGAAAACACCATTCAAGTCGAGCCTGAAGATGCTTTCGGCGAATACGATCCTAACCTGGTCAAGATCGAGCCACGCGGCCGTTTGCCGACACCTCTGGAAGTGGGCATGCAGTTCGAAGGTTCGCCAGAAACGGAAGATGAAGATGAGCAACCGCTGATTTTCACCGTGACCGATATCGCTGATGACAAGGTCGTGCTGGACGGCAATCATCCATTGGCTGGCATGGCTTTGCGCTTTACCTTGAAGGTAACGGAAGTTCGTGAAGCAACTGAAGAAGAAATTGCTCATGAGCACGTACATGGCGCACATGGTCATCATCATGGTTCGGAAGATGATGAAGGCGAAGAGGGCGATCACTTCCGCACGCATCCAATTCACTAA
- a CDS encoding cupin domain-containing protein: MKKLTLLGGLTAAEFLRDYWHKKPLLIRQAIPDFQALLSRDELFDLVKRDDVESRLITHVKRQWNMDNGPFEQVPPLTQKDWTLLVQGVNLVDEKVDALMRQFDFVPDARLDDLMISYATETGGVGAHFDSYDVFLLQAHGHRRWRIGAQTDLTLVEDMPLKILKNFKAEEEFILAPGDMLYLPPQYAHEGVAMDECMTYSIGFRAPSYQELGEAFLESMIDSIDLPGRYADPDLKPSKHRAEISSAMLSRVTAELNKVRFTQEDIALFLGEYLSEPKAQVYFDAPEENLTRTRFLQNAKKSGIKLSLKTQMLHRSNYIFINGTSFEVGEEDLTILKELANERRLSGTIIASASADVVDAFHTWHKDGWLTLG; encoded by the coding sequence ATGAAAAAATTGACTCTTTTAGGCGGCCTGACCGCTGCAGAATTTCTCCGCGACTACTGGCATAAAAAACCATTATTGATACGCCAAGCTATTCCCGATTTCCAAGCATTGCTTTCACGCGACGAATTATTTGATCTGGTCAAACGCGATGACGTTGAATCGCGCTTGATTACACACGTCAAACGCCAGTGGAACATGGACAACGGCCCCTTCGAGCAGGTTCCTCCATTGACACAAAAAGATTGGACCTTGCTGGTACAAGGCGTCAACTTGGTCGACGAAAAAGTTGATGCCCTGATGCGCCAATTCGATTTCGTACCGGATGCACGCCTCGACGACTTGATGATCAGTTATGCAACCGAAACCGGCGGCGTCGGCGCGCATTTCGATTCGTATGACGTATTCCTGTTGCAGGCACATGGGCATAGACGCTGGCGCATAGGCGCACAAACAGATCTGACGCTGGTCGAAGACATGCCGCTGAAAATCCTGAAAAACTTCAAAGCGGAAGAGGAATTCATACTCGCGCCCGGCGACATGCTGTACCTGCCACCGCAGTACGCGCACGAAGGCGTGGCGATGGATGAATGCATGACTTATTCGATCGGCTTCCGCGCGCCGTCCTATCAAGAGTTGGGCGAAGCATTCCTGGAGTCGATGATCGACTCCATTGATTTGCCGGGCCGTTATGCTGACCCTGATTTGAAGCCATCCAAACATCGTGCCGAAATCAGCAGCGCGATGTTGTCACGCGTGACTGCGGAATTGAACAAGGTACGTTTTACTCAGGAAGATATTGCGCTCTTCCTCGGTGAATATTTATCCGAACCCAAGGCGCAAGTGTATTTCGACGCGCCAGAAGAAAATTTGACCAGAACGCGCTTTTTGCAGAACGCAAAGAAAAGCGGCATCAAACTTTCGCTCAAGACGCAGATGCTGCACCGCAGCAATTACATCTTCATAAATGGCACTTCGTTTGAGGTTGGCGAGGAGGATTTAACGATTCTGAAAGAATTGGCGAATGAAAGGCGTCTGAGCGGAACGATTATCGCTTCCGCCTCTGCGGACGTCGTTGACGCCTTCCATACATGGCACAAAGATGGCTGGCTAACTCTGGGATAA
- a CDS encoding MBL fold metallo-hydrolase: protein MKFASLGSGSEGNALLISTQSSTTSTTVMLDCGFGIRETERRLARLQMVPSDLAGIIVTHEHQDHVGGVFKFARRHKLPVWLSYGTYQAVHDKCDGVTLNFCRDSEPFTIGDLQLLPYTVPHDAREPVQYVASNGVAKLGVLTDAGHATSHVITALGGCDALMLECNHDKQMLMDSAYPPSLKQRIGGAYGHLSNQMAGEILAALDKSRLKRIVGAHLSLKNNTPDLARAVLTHEVSDEVEVRIACQEDGFDWLDVAPH from the coding sequence TTGAAGTTTGCCAGCCTCGGCAGTGGCAGTGAAGGAAACGCTCTACTCATTTCTACCCAATCCAGCACGACAAGTACGACGGTCATGCTGGATTGCGGCTTCGGGATTCGGGAAACCGAACGGCGTCTGGCAAGACTGCAGATGGTTCCAAGCGATCTTGCCGGAATAATCGTCACCCACGAACATCAAGACCATGTCGGCGGCGTATTCAAGTTCGCACGACGTCATAAGCTCCCTGTTTGGCTCAGTTACGGCACCTATCAAGCCGTGCATGATAAATGCGATGGCGTAACACTTAATTTTTGTCGTGATAGTGAACCGTTCACGATCGGTGATCTCCAGTTGTTGCCCTACACGGTGCCGCACGATGCGCGAGAACCAGTGCAGTATGTGGCAAGCAATGGCGTGGCTAAATTGGGCGTATTGACCGATGCAGGTCATGCAACATCACATGTGATTACAGCCTTGGGTGGATGCGATGCACTGATGCTAGAGTGTAATCACGACAAGCAGATGCTGATGGATTCAGCCTATCCGCCATCACTGAAACAGCGGATTGGTGGTGCTTACGGCCACTTATCCAATCAGATGGCAGGGGAAATATTGGCGGCTCTGGATAAGTCTCGCCTAAAGCGTATTGTGGGCGCGCATCTCAGTCTGAAAAACAATACGCCGGATCTTGCGCGTGCGGTATTGACGCATGAGGTATCTGATGAAGTGGAGGTCAGGATTGCTTGCCAGGAAGATGGTTTCGACTGGCTGGATGTAGCACCTCATTGA